The DNA sequence GCTGATTTACACCATTCAACACAGGTAGGAACTTTATCCTTAAAAATAGTCGTACCGCATTTATGACATTCTGCCTTTTCTTCATCACTCCACATCTCCACAATAACCCCACAATTATGGCATTTGCGTTCAATTGGTGTGGGTGTTGCATTTCGTATGCTGCCAGGGCATTTTGCTTTACCCATATTACAATCTCCTTAAGTTACTCGTTAAATTATTTCATTCCTTATGAAAAAAGTACTCATAAAATTCTAAGCAAATTTACTTTCTGGGTCAAGCGTTTTCTCAACACGAATTATTGGTTAAAAAAATTATTTTGAGTAAAACCTTTTTAGGCAGGATAAATAAGATTTGCGTACTCGATTCACACATTCTTGCGCCTTTTTTTAAGCAAATATCCAGCAAAAATAGTTATCCCAAATACAACACATACACCGATAACAGCCGCGTATCGTTCAACATTAAATTTATTTTTTAGACCGGGCACTCTATAATCCGGCATAGATTCATGCGACTGAGATTTAAAATCATTTCTTTTAAGAAAATCTACGGTGTTCTCAGAGACTTTCTCAAGCCCATCTGGCATATCAGAGGTAAATGGCACCATAAGAAATCCTAATCCTATAATGAAAGATAACCCAAACACTATAAGCATTACCATATTTTTTTTATCTAACAACTTCATAAAATATATAGTCCTTGTTTTTGTGTCCAGAGACCCATCAGGAACATACATGTAACCGCCTTTTGTTTGCCATTTTGAAAATTATATAACATATTAGCAGGAGCACAATGATTTTTTACTCTTTAATAATAAGAATTCAAATTATAAGAAGATTATTCAATAACTATCAGGTAATACTGTAAATTTTTTCAGGTATTTTTCGATATGCATTATGATATAGTGTATTTATGAGA is a window from the Candidatus Jettenia sp. genome containing:
- a CDS encoding PDGLE domain-containing protein translates to MKLLDKKNMVMLIVFGLSFIIGLGFLMVPFTSDMPDGLEKVSENTVDFLKRNDFKSQSHESMPDYRVPGLKNKFNVERYAAVIGVCVVFGITIFAGYLLKKRRKNV